The genomic segment CTCGTCGGGCTGTCCGGGGGTGGCCAGCAGGGTGCCGTCGGCCTGCGGGATGCGGATCTTCTCCGCCTGGCAGCCGTCGTAGCCGCCGCCGTTGAGGCAGTTCGCATGGGCACCCCTGCGGCAGCACGCGCAGGTGTTGTCCGAATAGGTGAAACCGCCGACGACGAAGTCGCCCACCTTCACGGTGGTCACCTCGGCGCCGACGGCCTCGACGATGCCGACGTACTCGTGGCCGATCGGTGTCGGCTTCTTCACCTCGGCGATGCCGCGGTAACGCCACAGGTCCGAGCCGCAGACGCACGCGGCGACGGTGCGGATCACCGCATCGGTCGGTTCCTGGATGGTCGGGTCCTGTCGTTCCTCGAAGCGGACGTCCCCTGCTGCATGAATGATTGCTCCTCGCATGCCTCCCATGGAAGCACGATCCTCACACTTGCACAGCCTCCTCTCGGGCACGGGCCAGTTCCTCGGCACGTCGTGCCTCTGCCGTGGCAGCCTCGGCACGGCGCAGCGCCTCGCGGGCGTCCTGCTCTGCCTGCTCCGCCACGCTCACCTCGACGGCAGCCTCCTGGGCGCTCGGCTCCTGGGCGATCACGCTGACCGGTGCGGTGGCGAAGAGCTCTTCCACGTCCAGGTCCGGGTTCTCCTCCTGCTGGGCGACGAGTTCCTGTGCCTCGTCCTCGCTGGCCACCGTCGGCATCGAGCCGAGCAGCGGCTGCCGGGCGGACTCGCGCAACTGGGTGGCGGCCAGCAGGCCCAGCAGCTCGACCGCGATGATCCAGTAGGCGGGCGCCAGTCGGTCGCCGGTGGATGCCACCAGGGCCTCCATGATCAAGCCCGCGGTACCGCCGAAGGCTGCCACGGCGAGGTTGTAGGAGATCCCCATGCCGCCGTAGCGGGAATGGGTCGGGAACATCGCGGGCAGCGACGAGGACTGGTTGCCCACCCACAGGAAGACGGGGACCACCAGTAGCAGCAGCCCGAGGACCGTCGACCAGACCTGCCCGTGACCCATCAGCAGGAAGGCGGGCACGGCGGTCAGCACGCCGGCCAGGGCGGCCATCACGGCGACATGCCGACGGCCGATCCGGTCCCCCAGCCAGCCACTGACCGGCACCAGCAGCGCCAGCACCACCAGCACGGGCAGGGTCAGCAGGTTGCCGTGCACCGCGTCGTAGCCGAGCGTCGTGGTGAGGTAGGTGGGCATGTAGCTGGTGAGCGCATAGGCGATGGTGTTCGCCGCCGCCACCAGCACGAAGACGATGCCCAGCTCGCGCCAGTAGGTCTTGACCAGTGCTCCCAGCCCGAGGGGTCCGTTCTCGGTGGCGATGATGGCGTCCTCCACATCACCCAGCCGGGTCACTGGGGTCGTGGCGCCATTCCCGTCCTGCTCCTCCTGCGCGGCGGCCTGGGCCTCCACGAAGGCCGGGGTGTCCTCGATGTGGGTCCGGAACCACAGCGCGACCATGCCCAGCGGCAGTGAGACGAGGAAGGGGATGCGCCATCCCCACGAGTACATGAAGCCCTCGGAGGTCATCACCTGCAGGGCGCCGACGAATCCGGCACCGGCCGCGAAACCCAGGTAGGAACCCAGGTCCAGCAGGGACGAGTAGAAGCCACGGCGCTTGTCCGGGGCGTACTCGGTGATGAAGGTGGTCGCGCCGGCGTACTCGCCGCCGGTGGAGAAGCCCTGCGCCAGCTTCAGCACGATCAGCAGCGCCGGGGCGAGGGCCCCGATCATGCCGTAGGTGGGCAGGATGCCGATCAGGAAGGTGGCCGCCGCCATCATCAGCAGGGTGAAGGCCAGCACCTGCTTTCGGCCCAGCCGGTCGCCCAGCTGGCCGAGGATGATGCCGCCCAACGGACGGGCGACGAAGGTCACGGCGAAGACGCCCAGGCTGAACAGGTTCTGGATGGTGCCGCTGGCATCCGGCAGGAAGACGCGGCCCAGGATCACGGCCAGGTAGCCGTAGACGCCCACGTCGTACCACTCCATGAAGTTGCCGACGACGCTGCCCCAGACTGCCTTCTTCAGTGCCGATTCATCGACGACCGTGACATCGTCCATCCTGAGCCGTCGTCTGCCGCGCATGGCCGCCAGCCTGCGTCTCTCGGCGCGAGCCGCTGCCTTGTCCTTGCGGCTGATGGTCGTCGTCACGGATTCCTGCACGGGCAAACCTGTCTGTGGGAGAACATGGACAGTGGCGGGCTGCTTGCCAGCGGTCCCGCCACGCCGACCATCATTTCGCACCGGATGATCCAGAGTCGCGCTGTGGCGACCCGCTTCGCGCAGTGCGAAATTCCGCGTCGCGGGGCATTTCCGCGACGGACTAGGGTTGCCCGCATGGATGGGTCCCTGACGAACCTTCGCAATCCCGTGGTCATCATGGCCTTCGAGGGCTGGAACGACGCCTCGGATGCCGCGACCAGCGCCATCGACCACATCGGGCTCAGCTATGACACCGACGTCGTCTTCGAGATCGACGGCGAGGAGTACTACGACTTCCAGATGAATCGGCCGCGGGTCAGCATCACCGAGTCCACCGAACGCGACATCGAGTGGCCGGCGGTGCAGATCGCCGTGGCCCACCTGCCGGAGCGCGACGTGGTCCTGGTCAGCGGCCCCGAGCCGAACCTCAAGTGGCGCTCCTTCACCTCGGCCCTGGTCAGCGCCATCCGCACGGTGGACCCGGCGATGGTGGTGGTGCTGGGCGCGATGCTCACCGATTCGCCCCATTCGAGGCCGCTCCCGGTCACCGGCACCGCCAATGACGTCCGGCTGGCCACCACACTCGGCCTGGAACCGTCGAACTACGAGGGCCCCACCGGCATCGTCGGGATCCTGGCTGACGGGCTGCGACGGGCCGGGATGCCCGTCGTGTCGCTGTGGGCTCAGGTACCGCACTATGTCAGCGACTCGCCCAATCCGAAGGCAACGCTGGCGCTGCTGGTGCGGATCGAGGACCTGCTGGACACTCCCCTGGCCCTCGGGGAGCTGCCGGAACTGGCGCAGGCCTGGGAGCGCGGCGTCGACGAACTGGCCAGTGAGGACCCCGACGTCGCCGAGTACATCCGGCGCCTGGAGGCCGCCCAGGACGAGGAGGACCTGCCAGCTGCGACGGGGGACTCGATTGCCGCGGAGTTCCAGCGCTACCTGCGGCGCCGCAACGAGGGCCGCTGAGGCACCCCCTCTGTCCGGGTGCGGGCCAGCCACGCGGTGAGCAGCGGCGTGGCTGCGGTGAGCAGGATGCCACCCCAGATCAGCCACGGCCAGGTGAACAAGGTCGCGAATCCCAGCACCAGCATCAGCGGCATCCAGAACCAGCGAAGTCTGAACCACCACGCCGGTACGGCCGAGAGCACGAAGCCGACGAAGGCGCCGAGCAGTGGGTTGGCGAGCGCCGCCGCCAGACAGTCACCGATGCTGCACGTCGGGTCGGCACCGCGTCGAACCATCACGCCACCCATATGGGCATGACCAGTTCCGTCCAGCGGTGGCGATGTGCACCCAGACGCCGCCGACATGCCACGATTCCCCCATGGACAAGACATTCGAGATGGGCGGCCAGCATGTTGACCGCATGGGCTTCGGGGCGATGCAGCTGTGCGGGCCCGGGGTGATGGGGCAACCGGCCGACCGCGACCAGGCCCTTGCGGTGCTGCGCCGTGCCCTGGAGCTGGGCGTGAACCACGTCGACACCAGCGAATTCTACGGCCCCCACGTCAGCAACCAACTGCTCCGTGAGGCCCTCCACCCCTACGCCGAGGACCTCGTGCTGGTCAGCAAGGTCGGGGCCCACCGCGACGAGGCCGGCGCCTGGCTGCCCTCCCAGTCCCCCGAGGACCTGATCCGTGACACCCACGAGAACCTTGAGACGCTGGGCCTCGACCGGCTGCACGTGATGAACCTGCGCGTGATGCCCAAGGACGACCACGCCCCCGCCGGCTACCAGCCGGTCCCCCTCGACGAGCAGCTCGACGCGATGCGACGTCTCGTCGACGAGGGTGTCATCGAGCACTTCGGTGTCTCGACGGTCACCGCCGAGCAGGCCGCGCAGGGCATCGAGGCCGGCGCGGTGCAGGTGCAGAATGCCTACAACCTGCGCTCCAGGGGCGACGAGGCAACTCTGGAACTCTGCCGGGACAAGGGGGTCGCCTATGTGCCGTACTTCCCGCTGGGTTCGGCCTTCGGCTGGTTCCCGCGCGTCGACGAGGACCCTGCCGTGGTCCGCGTCGCCGAGCGCCTGGGGCACTCCCCGGCGCAGGTGGGGCTGGCCTGGCTGCTGCACCACGCCCCGAATGTGCTGCTCATCCCGGGCACCAGCAAGCTGGCGCACCTCGAGGAGAACATGGGCGCCGCCGATGTGGTGCTGTCCGCCCAGGACGTCGCGGAGCTGGAAGCCCTCTGACCCTGGGCCTGTCCAGGGCTCAGCCCTCGGCTGTCGCCGCCGCCTTCTCCGCAGCGGCGACAGCCTTGACGAAGCACCAGACGACACACACGAACAAGGGAACGGCCACCAGGTTCACGCCCACCACCGTGGCTCCGGCCCCGATCATGGCAAGCAGCACCAGACCACCCACCACCAGCACGCTGGCCGCGCGCCCCAACCAGCGGGAGGCGGCGGCCTGTGCGCTGTGCCAGGCCTCGTCGGAACGGCTCGTCGAAGGAGTGCGGATCCCCAGCACAGAGCCGGGTTTGAGACGGCGGCTGCCGGCCTGCAGGCTGATGCCGGCCGCCAGCGAGCCCAGCACGAGCATCACGCTGGCCAACAGCACGGAACTGCCCATCAGTGCTGACAGGCCGCGACGGCCTTGCCGCGCAGGTCGTTGACCATCTTGTCCGGATCTGCCGCCGAGTAGACGGCGGACCCGGCGACGAAGGTGTCGGCCCCGGCGGCGGCGCAGCGCTCGATGGTCTCCAAGGAGACGCCCCCGTCCACCTGGATCCAGATCTCCTGACCGGTCTTCTTGACCAGCTCGCGGGTGCGCTCAATCTTCGGCAGCACCAGGTCCAGGAACTTCTGCCCGCCGAAACCGGGCTCGACGGTCATCAGCAGCACCATGTCCAGTTCGGGCATCATGTCCGCATAGGGCTCGATCGGGGTCGCCGGCTTCAGCGCCATCGACGCCCGGGCGCCCCGCGCGCGGATCTCCCGGGCCAGCCGGATCGGGGCGTCGGCCGCCTCGACGTGGAAGGTGACCGACTCGGCTCCGGCCTCCGCGAAGGCGGGCGCCCACCGGTCGGCCTGCGCAATCATCAGGTGGATGTCCAGGAAGGCATCGGTGTTCTTGCGGATGCACTCCACCACCGGCAAACCGAAGGTCATGTTCGGCACGAAATGGTTGTCCATCACGTCCAGGTGCACGCCATCGGCGCTGGGGATCCGGGAGATCTCCCCGGACAGGTTGGACAGGTCGGCATTGAGGATGGACGGGGTGATTCGCATGGCCATGGCCACAGCGTATCGAGCCCCGTGGGCGGTGCGGCGCGCTGGCCTAGGCTGGGCCGCATGGATCGTGACTTCGACATCATCGTCTTCGGCGCCACGGGCTATGTCGGCCGGTTGATCGCCGCGGAACTGCTGCGCAGCGCACCCGAGGGCACCCGGCTGGCGCTGGCGGGCCGCGACGACTCCCGGCTGCGGCAGGCGGCACAGGGGCTCGGCCACCCGCAGCTTCCCGTCGTGGTCGCCGATGCCTTCGACGCGCAGGCCCTGTCACGCATGGCCGCCCGCACGACAGTGGTGGTCTCCACCGTCGGCCCCTACGTGAAGTACGGGATGGCGACGGCTGGTGCCTGCGCCGCCGCCGGGACCCACTACGTCGACCTCAACGGGGAGGTGCTCTTCGCCCGCGACGTGATCGACGCCTTCGACCGGCCTGCCCGGTCCAGCGGCGCCACGCTGGTCACCGCATGCGGCTTCGACTCGGTGCCCTCGGACCTCGGGGTGCTGGTGGCCGCCACCACCGCCAGGGAGGCGGGCGCCGGCGAACTGTTGGGCACCACGATGCACCTGCGCAGCTTCTCCGGTGGCATGTCCGGTGGAACCATCGACGCCCTGCGTACCCAGATCGACGCCTCGCGTCACGGCGTGCGCACCCCTGGCCGCTCCTCGTCGGACCCCTATGCCCTGAGCCCGGACCGCGACGCAGAACCCGAACCCCGTGGCCGTCGCAATTCGGTGATCTGGCTGGAGACCTCCGGGGACACCCGCGCATTCGCCGCGCCCTTCTTCATGGCCCGCTACAACGAGCAGGTGGTCCGGCGCAGCAATGCCCTGCTCGGCTGGGCCTACGGGCGCGGCTTCCGCTACCGCGAGGCCCAGGACACCGGCAAGGGCGCCAAGGGCCTGGTGAAGGCGCTGGGGATCGGGGCGGCCCTGCCGGCCTTCGTCATCAGTCTGGCGACTCCGGGGCTTCGCCAGGTGGCGGACCGCCTGCTGCCAGCGCCCGGGCAGGGCCCGAGCGAGGAATCCCGGGCCAACGGCCACTTCACCATCGAGGTCCACGCGGACACCACCGGAGGGCAGCGGGTGGTCGCCACCGTCGCCGACGAGCGGGACCCGGGCTATGAGGGCACCGCGGTGATGATCGGCGAGGCCGCCTTGGCACTGGCCGCCGGGCAGGGATTGACGACGGGAGTCAGTACCCCCGCGGCGGCACTCGGACTGCCCTATGCGCAGCGGCTGCGGGAGCGCGGCTTCACCATCACGGGAGCGGTCAGTCCCGGGTGATGCTGTGCATGCCCATTCGCCTTCAGGGCGTGGGCCACCCCGAAGGTGCTGTGTCGCGTTCCGAAGAGGCCGATCCGCTCTCCCACCAGCACCTGATCTCCGCGACTCACGGGGGTGTCCAGCTCGCATCCTGCGGCGTCGATGCAGGCACTGTGGCGCACGGACAGGGTCCGCCAGTCGGCCGAGGTTCGCAGTCCGTGCTCCTCGACGGCGGCGGCCAGCAACTCCTTGCGTTGCATCACATCCGACAAGGGATGTGCATGTGACGGGCCCGGTATCTCGGCGACCAGCCAGCCCGGTTCGGTACCGAGCATGATCTCCCGGGCCCGCATGATCTCCAGGGCCCGCATGATCTCCAGGGAGCTGGCGCGGGTGGGCCGGGAGCGGCCGCTGGTCCAGTGGATCAAGGTGGCGATTGACACGGCCATCCCCTGCTGACCCAACCTGTCCCGGATGCGCGCCAGACTCAGTCCGCGTTGCTGGATGGCAGCGCCCAGCCGCTTCTGGAACTCGGTCCCGGCAGGACTGCTCATGCCCTCAGCTGGGCTCACTCGGGAGGACAGTCACGCGATGTCACTCCCAGTCCCAGCCGATGAGGTGCAGACCCGCGCCAGCATCGCGCAACACGGCCTGGACCGTGTCGGCACCCACCATCACGGCATCTTCCTGCACCGTGGGCTCGTCCTCGCCCGGCAATTCGCTCAACAGTCGAAATCGCTTGGGCATCGGGCACTCGAATGTCACCTGCAGCCTCAAGTCCGGTGTGACCGACTTGAGGACATGTCCAGTTTCGTCCTCACGGGGGCGGGCTCCCAGGAAGTCGACAGACCTTGGACTCCGAGGTGGTCTCTGATCCGTGACAGGACAAGACCTCGCCGCCGGATCGCTGTTCCGAGGCGGTCCGCGAACTCGGCCGAGCTGAGGCTGGTCTCTCATTCACTGTATTACCTGACCGGGTGGCCCGAGGCCGATCTCGAGAGACTCGGCGCGTCAGAGGCGGCGCAGCAGGGCCAAGAACATTGCGTCGGTGCCGTGCCGGTGCGGCCACAACTGGACGAAACGCGGGTCCGTCGCCGCGCGGCAGTCGGGCACCTCCGGCAGGAAACTGGCGGCATCGAGGATCTCCACCCGCTGGTCGGCAATCGTCTGCACGATGGTGCTGGTCTCCGCCCGGTGCGGGGAACAAGTGACATAGGCAATCACGCCGCCTGGCGCCGCGGAGGCAATCGCCTGGTCCAGCAGGTCGCACTGGAGCTGGAAGAGCTCACCGACCTCCTGCTGGGTACGGCGCCAGCGTGACTCCGGCCGACGACGCAACGAGCCCAGGCCGGAACACGGGACGTCCGCCATCACACGGGTGAAAGTGTTCTGTTCCCACTGCGGCTTCGTGCCGTCGCCGACGACGACCTCCCACAGGTTCTGCGGGTAGGCCATCAGTGACTTGCGGACCAGGTCCGCCCGGTGCTCGTGGGCCTCGTTGGCCAGCAATGTCGAGCCATCGGCCCGGGCCACGCCCGTCAGCAGGGCAGCCTTGCCGCCCGGTCCCGCGCACAGGTCCAACCAGCGGCCGGACTCGGCCTCCACCCGGGTCAGGGCAAGTGCCACCAGTTGCGAACCCTCATCCTGCACGGCGGCACGTCGTTGCCGCACCGCGGCAAGATCTGACGGGTTTCCCTCCCGCACCACGCCGAAGGGCGAGAAGCTCGTGGCGCGGCCGCCGTCGGCGAGCAGTTCCTCCCGATCGCACAGGCCGGGGCGAACCACCAAGGTCGGGACCGGCGCCACATTGTCGGCTTCCAGCGCCGCCCGCAACTCACCGTCGGGCAGATCGCCGTCAGGGCTGCCGGCCAGGGCAGTGGCCCAGGCGTCGACGATCCACCGGGGATGGCCCGTCCTGAGGCTCAGGGCACCGCGCTCCCCCATGCCTTCGGTCAGCTCGTCCAACCACTGCTCGAAGTCCTTCTTCGAGACCTTGCGGATGATGGCGTTGACCACCCCGGTCGTCCGCTCGCCCAGGGCGATGCCGGCCAGGTCCACCGACGTCGACACGGCCGCATGGGTGGGGGTCCGCATGTTCAGCAGCTGGTGCGTGCCCAACCGCAGCACGTCGACGATGGCCGGCTGCAGGCTGTCCAGCGAGCGTCCACCGGCCGCCTCGAGGATCCGGTCATAGGTTCCTTCCCACCGGCAGGTGCCGTTGACCAGCTCCGTGCACAGCGCGGCTTCCTGGCTGGTCAGGTCATGGGCGCGGGCCTGCTCGGCCAGCGCCAGGTTCGCATAGGCGCCCGACGCGTGCACGTCGCGCAGGGTGTCGAAGGCCGCCATCCGCGCCAGGTCGATGAA from the Luteococcus japonicus genome contains:
- a CDS encoding MFS transporter — protein: MTTTISRKDKAAARAERRRLAAMRGRRRLRMDDVTVVDESALKKAVWGSVVGNFMEWYDVGVYGYLAVILGRVFLPDASGTIQNLFSLGVFAVTFVARPLGGIILGQLGDRLGRKQVLAFTLLMMAAATFLIGILPTYGMIGALAPALLIVLKLAQGFSTGGEYAGATTFITEYAPDKRRGFYSSLLDLGSYLGFAAGAGFVGALQVMTSEGFMYSWGWRIPFLVSLPLGMVALWFRTHIEDTPAFVEAQAAAQEEQDGNGATTPVTRLGDVEDAIIATENGPLGLGALVKTYWRELGIVFVLVAAANTIAYALTSYMPTYLTTTLGYDAVHGNLLTLPVLVVLALLVPVSGWLGDRIGRRHVAVMAALAGVLTAVPAFLLMGHGQVWSTVLGLLLLVVPVFLWVGNQSSSLPAMFPTHSRYGGMGISYNLAVAAFGGTAGLIMEALVASTGDRLAPAYWIIAVELLGLLAATQLRESARQPLLGSMPTVASEDEAQELVAQQEENPDLDVEELFATAPVSVIAQEPSAQEAAVEVSVAEQAEQDAREALRRAEAATAEARRAEELARAREEAVQV
- a CDS encoding PAC2 family protein; this translates as MDGSLTNLRNPVVIMAFEGWNDASDAATSAIDHIGLSYDTDVVFEIDGEEYYDFQMNRPRVSITESTERDIEWPAVQIAVAHLPERDVVLVSGPEPNLKWRSFTSALVSAIRTVDPAMVVVLGAMLTDSPHSRPLPVTGTANDVRLATTLGLEPSNYEGPTGIVGILADGLRRAGMPVVSLWAQVPHYVSDSPNPKATLALLVRIEDLLDTPLALGELPELAQAWERGVDELASEDPDVAEYIRRLEAAQDEEDLPAATGDSIAAEFQRYLRRRNEGR
- a CDS encoding oxidoreductase; amino-acid sequence: MDKTFEMGGQHVDRMGFGAMQLCGPGVMGQPADRDQALAVLRRALELGVNHVDTSEFYGPHVSNQLLREALHPYAEDLVLVSKVGAHRDEAGAWLPSQSPEDLIRDTHENLETLGLDRLHVMNLRVMPKDDHAPAGYQPVPLDEQLDAMRRLVDEGVIEHFGVSTVTAEQAAQGIEAGAVQVQNAYNLRSRGDEATLELCRDKGVAYVPYFPLGSAFGWFPRVDEDPAVVRVAERLGHSPAQVGLAWLLHHAPNVLLIPGTSKLAHLEENMGAADVVLSAQDVAELEAL
- a CDS encoding SdpI family protein — encoded protein: MGSSVLLASVMLVLGSLAAGISLQAGSRRLKPGSVLGIRTPSTSRSDEAWHSAQAAASRWLGRAASVLVVGGLVLLAMIGAGATVVGVNLVAVPLFVCVVWCFVKAVAAAEKAAATAEG
- the rpe gene encoding ribulose-phosphate 3-epimerase; this encodes MAMRITPSILNADLSNLSGEISRIPSADGVHLDVMDNHFVPNMTFGLPVVECIRKNTDAFLDIHLMIAQADRWAPAFAEAGAESVTFHVEAADAPIRLAREIRARGARASMALKPATPIEPYADMMPELDMVLLMTVEPGFGGQKFLDLVLPKIERTRELVKKTGQEIWIQVDGGVSLETIERCAAAGADTFVAGSAVYSAADPDKMVNDLRGKAVAACQH
- a CDS encoding saccharopine dehydrogenase family protein; this translates as MDRDFDIIVFGATGYVGRLIAAELLRSAPEGTRLALAGRDDSRLRQAAQGLGHPQLPVVVADAFDAQALSRMAARTTVVVSTVGPYVKYGMATAGACAAAGTHYVDLNGEVLFARDVIDAFDRPARSSGATLVTACGFDSVPSDLGVLVAATTAREAGAGELLGTTMHLRSFSGGMSGGTIDALRTQIDASRHGVRTPGRSSSDPYALSPDRDAEPEPRGRRNSVIWLETSGDTRAFAAPFFMARYNEQVVRRSNALLGWAYGRGFRYREAQDTGKGAKGLVKALGIGAALPAFVISLATPGLRQVADRLLPAPGQGPSEESRANGHFTIEVHADTTGGQRVVATVADERDPGYEGTAVMIGEAALALAAGQGLTTGVSTPAAALGLPYAQRLRERGFTITGAVSPG
- a CDS encoding RsmB/NOP family class I SAM-dependent RNA methyltransferase produces the protein MAAFDTLRDVHASGAYANLALAEQARAHDLTSQEAALCTELVNGTCRWEGTYDRILEAAGGRSLDSLQPAIVDVLRLGTHQLLNMRTPTHAAVSTSVDLAGIALGERTTGVVNAIIRKVSKKDFEQWLDELTEGMGERGALSLRTGHPRWIVDAWATALAGSPDGDLPDGELRAALEADNVAPVPTLVVRPGLCDREELLADGGRATSFSPFGVVREGNPSDLAAVRQRRAAVQDEGSQLVALALTRVEAESGRWLDLCAGPGGKAALLTGVARADGSTLLANEAHEHRADLVRKSLMAYPQNLWEVVVGDGTKPQWEQNTFTRVMADVPCSGLGSLRRRPESRWRRTQQEVGELFQLQCDLLDQAIASAAPGGVIAYVTCSPHRAETSTIVQTIADQRVEILDAASFLPEVPDCRAATDPRFVQLWPHRHGTDAMFLALLRRL